The Methylacidimicrobium sp. B4 genome contains a region encoding:
- the pssA gene encoding CDP-diacylglycerol--serine O-phosphatidyltransferase, which yields MKEHENEGKLYLLPSLMTAGNLLCGFLAILKILEGSILRDSELSGWIHTYKTSLDFILAAFVFDLLDGRVARLGGKESAFGREFDSLADLISFGVAPALLVFEIVLYQFPHRLGWIVAATYLVCGALRLARFNVHAAQAEESKEVFTGFPIPAAAGLVSSLTLFLLSLSETDRDLKQGWGRYVLAGLLLLLSFMMFSKLRYPSFKGVGLRTQHSMPKFLLVLTIVALTVVYYKWMLAVDFLAYFLFGIVRPLLSPHWRRALEEETEEREASSE from the coding sequence GTGAAAGAGCACGAAAACGAGGGCAAGCTCTATCTGCTGCCGAGCCTCATGACCGCAGGGAACCTGCTTTGCGGGTTTCTTGCCATCCTCAAGATCCTGGAAGGAAGCATCCTGCGCGACAGCGAGCTTTCCGGCTGGATTCACACCTACAAGACGAGCCTCGACTTCATCCTGGCCGCCTTCGTCTTCGACCTGCTCGACGGACGGGTCGCTCGCCTCGGCGGCAAGGAGAGTGCATTCGGGCGCGAGTTCGATTCCCTGGCCGACTTGATTTCCTTCGGAGTGGCCCCAGCTCTGCTGGTCTTTGAGATCGTCCTCTACCAGTTTCCTCATCGGCTCGGATGGATCGTCGCGGCCACCTACCTCGTCTGCGGCGCGCTTCGCCTGGCCCGTTTCAACGTTCATGCCGCGCAGGCCGAGGAGAGCAAGGAGGTGTTCACGGGCTTTCCGATCCCCGCCGCAGCGGGTCTGGTCTCCTCCCTCACCCTCTTCCTGCTCTCCCTCTCCGAAACCGATCGGGATCTCAAGCAAGGGTGGGGTCGTTATGTTCTGGCCGGCCTGCTCCTCCTCCTCTCCTTCATGATGTTCAGCAAGCTCCGCTACCCGAGCTTCAAGGGGGTGGGACTGCGGACCCAGCATTCGATGCCGAAATTCCTGCTGGTCTTGACGATCGTCGCGCTGACGGTCGTCTATTATAAGTGGATGCTCGCTGTGGACTTCCTCGCCTACTTTCTCTTCGGAATCGTCCGACCGCTCCTTTCCCCGCACTGGAGACGAGCTTTAGAGGAAGAGACCGAGGAACGGGAAGCTTCCTCGGAATGA
- a CDS encoding phosphatidylserine decarboxylase family protein: MLPPALRDALPLLGIAAAATGFFLVLPFRWSRLCGSLLLLLLGFIVFFFRDPERRPSRDPHAILAPADGKVVVVDIVPECPFSSRPMRRVAIFLSVFDVHVNRAPSAGRVTKIEYARGSFLDARRKEAAERNERQDWWIETPRGTVGVRQIAGLVARRIVRWVGQGDSVRAGERIGMIRFGSRTELYLPEECHVLVEPGNVVHAGETVVGRWP; the protein is encoded by the coding sequence ATGCTTCCCCCTGCGCTCAGAGACGCATTGCCGCTCCTGGGGATCGCGGCCGCTGCGACGGGGTTCTTTCTCGTTCTCCCCTTCCGCTGGAGCCGGCTTTGCGGAAGCCTGCTTCTTCTCCTGCTCGGCTTCATCGTCTTCTTCTTCCGGGATCCGGAACGGCGGCCGAGTCGGGATCCGCACGCGATCCTTGCGCCTGCCGACGGGAAGGTGGTCGTGGTCGACATCGTCCCGGAGTGCCCGTTTTCCTCCCGGCCCATGCGCCGAGTCGCGATCTTTCTCTCGGTCTTCGATGTGCACGTGAATCGGGCCCCGTCGGCAGGAAGGGTGACGAAGATCGAGTACGCCCGAGGAAGCTTCCTGGATGCGCGCCGGAAAGAGGCGGCGGAGCGCAATGAGCGACAGGACTGGTGGATCGAAACCCCACGTGGAACGGTCGGAGTGCGCCAGATCGCGGGCTTGGTAGCTCGCCGGATCGTCCGCTGGGTCGGCCAGGGAGATTCGGTGCGGGCGGGGGAGAGGATCGGGATGATCCGGTTCGGCTCCCGCACGGAGCTCTACTTGCCCGAGGAGTGCCACGTTCTCGTCGAACCGGGAAATGTCGTTCATGCAGGCGAGACCGTGGTAGGCCGGTGGCCGTGA
- a CDS encoding phosphatidate cytidylyltransferase has translation MNRRPGWLARISSSVVLWSVALGTVLLGWRTGEILIVAAFSMIAQWEFYRMQEQKGAIVFKRLGIIAGLLFYAILWFCWVAFPEAAKTFLAWEEALFVLTVVALLFRVVLGSEGSLLPLETGGLTLLGVVYIPFLFSFLCRIALEPNNYADPRAAVLFVMLVTKLGDTGAFVAGSLLGRHRLLPRISPQKTWEGLVGGVMAALLASLAIVSLCGGLVRFRLLDAVFLGLGLGFLGVLGDLAKSAAKRDAQVKDSGRWIPGIGGALDLVDSLLFAAPAFYFYGLARFGGAAASWIPR, from the coding sequence ATGAACCGGCGACCCGGCTGGCTTGCCCGAATCAGCTCGTCCGTCGTCCTCTGGAGTGTTGCGCTCGGCACCGTCCTGCTCGGATGGCGCACGGGGGAGATCCTCATCGTCGCCGCCTTCTCGATGATCGCTCAGTGGGAATTCTACCGCATGCAGGAGCAGAAGGGGGCCATTGTCTTCAAACGCCTGGGGATCATCGCCGGGCTCTTGTTTTACGCGATCCTCTGGTTTTGCTGGGTCGCCTTCCCCGAGGCGGCAAAGACGTTCCTGGCCTGGGAGGAGGCGCTCTTCGTGCTGACGGTCGTGGCACTGCTCTTCCGAGTCGTCTTGGGTTCCGAGGGAAGTCTCTTGCCCTTGGAGACCGGAGGCCTCACCCTCTTGGGAGTAGTCTACATCCCTTTCTTGTTTAGCTTCTTGTGCAGGATTGCCCTGGAGCCGAACAACTACGCCGATCCGCGAGCGGCTGTGCTCTTCGTGATGCTGGTCACCAAGCTTGGGGATACCGGGGCGTTCGTCGCCGGCTCGCTTCTGGGGAGGCATCGACTTCTCCCTCGGATCAGTCCTCAGAAGACGTGGGAGGGTCTGGTGGGCGGCGTCATGGCAGCGCTTCTGGCCAGCCTGGCCATCGTCTCCCTCTGCGGCGGTCTCGTCCGCTTTCGTCTGCTCGATGCGGTCTTCCTGGGCTTGGGTCTCGGTTTCCTCGGCGTCTTGGGCGATCTGGCAAAGAGCGCGGCCAAGCGCGATGCGCAGGTAAAGGATTCGGGCCGCTGGATCCCGGGGATCGGGGGAGCGCTCGACCTCGTCGACAGCTTGCTCTTCGCGGCGCCGGCGTTCTACTTTTACGGCTTGGCGCGATTCGGCGGAGCCGCGGCGTCGTGGATTCCCCGATAG
- a CDS encoding isoprenyl transferase has product MSNRKTRSGELVKPPTHVAIIMDGNGRWARARSLPRVEGHRAGFEAAREVVRTAAELGVAFLTLYAFSVENWKRPPEEVNALMDLLNSFVEEAEADLLKNDIRLKVIGRLADLPAGLREKIEEVGRRTAQNRKLTLSLALSYSGRIEIVTAARRMAREVLQGSLQLEEIDEALFRRYLYTGEEPDPDLLIRTSGEMRISNFLLWQISYSEIYFTDILWPDFRREAFLRALEEYGRRQRRFGRLEEREPLE; this is encoded by the coding sequence TTGTCGAATAGAAAGACGAGGTCGGGCGAGCTTGTAAAACCGCCGACCCACGTGGCCATCATCATGGACGGAAACGGCCGGTGGGCCCGTGCACGGAGCCTGCCCCGCGTCGAAGGACATCGAGCGGGCTTCGAGGCGGCTCGGGAGGTCGTGCGCACGGCGGCCGAGCTCGGCGTCGCGTTCCTCACTCTCTATGCGTTTTCGGTGGAGAATTGGAAACGGCCGCCCGAGGAGGTCAACGCCTTGATGGATCTCTTGAACAGCTTTGTCGAGGAGGCGGAAGCCGATCTGCTCAAAAACGATATCCGCCTGAAGGTGATCGGACGGCTCGCCGATCTGCCGGCGGGCTTGCGGGAAAAGATCGAAGAGGTGGGCCGCCGAACAGCCCAAAACCGCAAGCTTACCCTTTCGCTCGCCCTCAGCTACAGCGGTCGAATCGAGATCGTGACGGCAGCCCGGCGGATGGCCCGGGAGGTCTTGCAGGGGAGCCTGCAACTGGAGGAGATCGACGAGGCCTTGTTCCGCCGATATCTTTATACGGGCGAGGAGCCCGATCCCGACCTGCTGATTCGAACGAGCGGGGAGATGAGGATCAGCAACTTTCTCTTGTGGCAGATCTCCTACTCCGAGATCTATTTCACCGACATTCTCTGGCCCGACTTCCGTCGAGAGGCATTCTTGCGGGCCCTGGAAGAATACGGGCGCAGACAGCGGCGCTTCGGTCGCCTCGAGGAGAGGGAGCCTCTCGAATGA
- a CDS encoding adenylosuccinate synthase, translating to MNTVIVGAQWGDEGKGKIIDFLTENANVVVRCQGGDNAGHTVKVEGEKFVVHLIPSGILRPEKECVLGNGMVIDPTSLVSEIEGLAARGIAPKGRLFVSDSAHLVLPYHRRMDEQLESLRGKGKLGTTGRGVGPAYVDKVNRTGLRVHDLLEPKELRSKLEVRIEEKNRLLSFLGGQPIDSEEVVHRCCEAAEFLREMIVNTAIWLADAIREGKDMLFESAQGTFLDIDFGTYPYVTSSNTTAGGAVTGTGVPPHRIDRVVGCLKAYTTRVGAGPMPVESAELADLLHRSGREYGSTTGRARRCGWFDGVMSHYACLINGFDELAVTNLDGLDTLATIPVCVAYEWRGRRLSHPPTSAAHWQECSPVYKEFPGWQQPTSGVRRFADLPDLAKEYLDALSELTGSPVHLVSVGAGREQTFLVE from the coding sequence GTGAATACGGTTATTGTCGGGGCGCAATGGGGGGATGAGGGCAAAGGGAAGATCATCGATTTCCTCACCGAGAATGCCAACGTGGTCGTCCGCTGCCAAGGGGGGGACAACGCCGGCCATACGGTGAAGGTGGAAGGCGAAAAGTTTGTCGTCCACCTGATTCCTTCCGGCATCCTCCGGCCCGAAAAGGAATGCGTCCTGGGGAACGGGATGGTCATCGACCCGACTTCGCTCGTAAGCGAGATCGAGGGTTTGGCCGCTCGAGGGATCGCGCCCAAGGGCAGGCTCTTCGTTTCGGACTCGGCCCACTTGGTGCTTCCGTACCACCGGCGCATGGACGAGCAGCTGGAAAGCCTGCGCGGCAAGGGGAAGCTGGGAACGACCGGTCGTGGTGTCGGACCGGCCTACGTCGACAAGGTTAACCGTACCGGGCTCCGCGTTCACGATCTCCTGGAACCGAAGGAGCTTCGCAGCAAGCTCGAGGTGAGAATCGAGGAGAAGAATCGGCTGCTTTCTTTTCTTGGCGGGCAGCCGATCGACTCCGAGGAGGTGGTTCATCGCTGCTGCGAGGCGGCGGAGTTCCTACGGGAGATGATCGTGAATACGGCGATCTGGCTGGCCGATGCGATCCGGGAGGGCAAAGACATGCTCTTCGAAAGCGCCCAAGGCACCTTCTTGGATATCGATTTCGGCACCTATCCCTACGTCACCTCCTCCAATACGACGGCCGGAGGAGCGGTCACCGGAACTGGCGTGCCCCCGCATCGGATCGACCGGGTCGTCGGCTGCCTCAAGGCCTATACGACGCGCGTCGGCGCAGGGCCGATGCCGGTGGAGTCCGCCGAGCTGGCGGATCTGCTCCATCGGAGCGGGCGGGAATACGGGTCCACTACGGGCCGGGCGCGGAGGTGCGGCTGGTTCGACGGGGTGATGAGCCATTATGCTTGCTTGATCAACGGCTTCGATGAGCTCGCGGTAACGAATCTGGACGGCCTCGATACCCTCGCGACGATCCCGGTCTGCGTCGCCTACGAGTGGCGGGGTCGACGCCTTTCCCATCCGCCGACCTCCGCCGCACACTGGCAGGAATGCTCTCCCGTCTACAAGGAATTTCCCGGATGGCAACAACCGACGTCCGGTGTCCGGCGCTTTGCCGACTTGCCGGATCTCGCCAAAGAATATCTGGATGCGCTCTCCGAGTTGACCGGGTCTCCGGTCCACCTGGTCTCCGTGGGAGCAGGAAGGGAGCAGACGTTCCTTGTCGAATAG
- a CDS encoding UDP-glucose/GDP-mannose dehydrogenase family protein, which yields MKIAIIGSGYVGLTTGACFAEVGHDVLCVDSDQAKVKSLRGGSVPFYEPGLEAMISRNVAAGRLRFGESVAEAVESCLALFIAVPTPPHEDGSVDLHYVERVAREIAGALQEYRVIVDKSTVPVRTGEKVAQTIERYGRQKAQFDVVSNPEFLREGSAIGDLMNPDRIVIGASSDRATAIMKEIYEPFRTPMLLTDLNSAELIKHASNSFLAVKISYINMIAQICEASKADVLLVAEGMGLDRRIGRSFLQAGVGWGGSCFPKDVSAFIRIAEELGCDFRLLKEAASINRQQRERFLKKIREEIWLLRDKTIGLLGLAFKNNTDDTRQSVAMALAESFLQEGAVVRAFDPRAMAKAKEALPKLHLCSKGEEVAQGADCVVVATEWEEFRELDWLSMKKRMVSPLVFDGRNLLDREKMAAWGFAYRGIGR from the coding sequence ATGAAAATTGCGATCATCGGTTCCGGGTATGTGGGTCTCACGACCGGGGCGTGTTTCGCCGAAGTCGGCCATGACGTGCTCTGCGTGGATAGTGATCAGGCGAAGGTGAAGAGCCTGCGCGGAGGCAGTGTCCCCTTTTACGAGCCGGGCTTGGAAGCCATGATTTCGCGGAACGTGGCGGCGGGCCGACTCCGGTTCGGGGAGTCGGTAGCGGAAGCGGTGGAGAGCTGCCTTGCCCTTTTCATCGCCGTACCGACCCCGCCTCATGAGGACGGGAGCGTCGACCTGCATTACGTGGAGAGGGTGGCCCGGGAGATTGCTGGGGCTCTGCAGGAGTACCGGGTCATCGTGGATAAGAGCACGGTCCCCGTAAGAACCGGAGAGAAGGTGGCGCAGACGATCGAACGCTACGGCAGGCAGAAGGCGCAATTCGACGTGGTGAGCAACCCCGAGTTTCTCCGGGAAGGCTCGGCGATCGGCGATCTGATGAACCCCGATCGGATCGTGATCGGAGCTTCTTCGGATCGAGCGACTGCGATCATGAAGGAGATTTACGAGCCTTTTCGGACGCCGATGCTGCTCACCGATTTGAACTCCGCCGAGCTCATCAAGCATGCGTCTAACAGCTTCCTTGCAGTGAAGATCTCCTACATCAACATGATTGCTCAGATCTGCGAGGCTTCGAAGGCCGACGTGCTTCTCGTCGCGGAGGGGATGGGTCTCGACCGCCGGATCGGCCGCTCCTTTCTGCAGGCGGGAGTAGGATGGGGCGGTTCCTGCTTCCCCAAGGATGTCTCGGCCTTCATTCGGATCGCCGAGGAGCTCGGCTGCGACTTCCGCCTGCTCAAGGAGGCCGCTTCGATCAACCGACAGCAGAGGGAACGCTTCTTGAAGAAGATTCGAGAGGAGATCTGGCTCCTGCGGGACAAGACGATCGGCCTGCTCGGGCTGGCGTTCAAGAACAATACCGACGATACGCGACAAAGCGTCGCCATGGCCTTAGCGGAGAGCTTTCTCCAGGAAGGTGCCGTGGTTCGCGCCTTCGATCCCAGGGCAATGGCGAAGGCAAAGGAGGCTCTTCCGAAGCTCCACCTCTGCTCGAAGGGAGAGGAGGTAGCTCAGGGAGCGGATTGCGTCGTCGTAGCGACCGAATGGGAAGAGTTCCGCGAGCTCGACTGGCTCTCCATGAAAAAGCGGATGGTGAGCCCGCTGGTTTTCGATGGACGCAACCTTCTGGACCGGGAAAAGATGGCCGCCTGGGGGTTTGCTTATCGCGGCATCGGTCGATGA
- the nadA gene encoding quinolinate synthase NadA has product MDTKELQEEVRCLKRERNAVILAHNYQVREVQEVADFVGDSLGLAYQAHRTGADWIVFCGVHFMAETAKILNPEKKVLLPDLEAGCSLADSCSAEELAEVRRTSDRLFVVTYVNSTASVKALSDVVCTSGNAVTIVNRIPPEYEILFVPDQNLGEWVKQRTGRKMRLWQGHCYVHVEFTHASLVRMRQLHPGAPVVAHPECDAAVRMLADEICSTEKMVDFCRKSPAKSFIIATESGMLHRLGREIPDKAFLPAPTERCACANCLFMKKITLEKVCRSLQSGEPEIVVPREIAERARLPIQRMLDWSAT; this is encoded by the coding sequence ATGGACACAAAAGAGCTACAGGAAGAGGTTCGATGCCTCAAGAGGGAGCGGAACGCCGTCATCCTGGCGCACAACTATCAGGTGCGGGAGGTGCAAGAGGTCGCCGACTTCGTGGGTGATTCGCTCGGCCTTGCCTACCAGGCTCACCGAACTGGAGCCGACTGGATCGTCTTTTGCGGCGTTCACTTCATGGCGGAGACCGCGAAGATCCTCAACCCGGAGAAGAAGGTTCTTCTTCCCGATCTGGAAGCCGGTTGCTCTCTTGCCGATTCCTGCAGCGCCGAAGAACTTGCCGAGGTTCGCCGGACTTCCGATCGCCTCTTCGTCGTCACCTATGTCAATTCGACCGCCTCGGTGAAAGCACTGAGTGATGTGGTCTGCACCTCCGGGAACGCGGTGACGATCGTCAACCGGATCCCTCCCGAGTATGAGATCCTTTTTGTCCCGGATCAAAACCTCGGGGAGTGGGTGAAGCAGCGGACCGGACGGAAGATGCGTCTCTGGCAGGGGCATTGCTACGTCCATGTGGAATTTACCCATGCGAGCCTCGTGCGGATGCGGCAGCTTCATCCGGGAGCACCGGTGGTCGCCCATCCCGAATGCGATGCGGCCGTCCGGATGCTCGCCGACGAGATCTGCTCGACCGAGAAGATGGTGGACTTCTGCCGCAAGAGTCCCGCCAAGAGCTTCATTATCGCTACCGAGTCGGGAATGCTCCACCGCCTGGGCCGCGAGATTCCGGATAAAGCGTTCCTCCCCGCTCCCACCGAGCGGTGCGCCTGCGCCAACTGCCTTTTCATGAAAAAAATTACGCTGGAAAAGGTCTGTCGAAGCCTGCAATCTGGCGAGCCGGAAATTGTCGTGCCTCGGGAGATCGCGGAGCGGGCCCGCCTGCCGATCCAGCGGATGCTCGATTGGAGCGCCACGTAA
- the glnT gene encoding type III glutamate--ammonia ligase — translation MPASQSGALPMIFLHAAMHLPSKTQEIREAFQRRSIRYFLPAFVDIHGVPKGKLLPLSAIERSIRRRELFSGHALDGLGSHPEDGEVAVAPDWERGFPVPWRPEQAWVPSHLTFANAPFPACTRAALKRSLEKAQDRGFQLRLGIECEFYFLRRGDSGCLHVPHAREILTKGSYDAGRLFDGSSLIDSILEALEQLGWEVFSVQHEDGRSQFELVFSHCEALEMADRFVFFRCLAGRIAAQQGLTAVFMPKPFTDQPGNGAHFHLSLADSRTGANLFSVEPGDDPHGLGLSSVGYSFLGGLLRHGRSLCAGFAPTVNSYKRLIKKGAMKFYSWAPVFNSLGQNNRTHAFRVPLGGGQCEIRIPDASCNPYLAAALALEAGLEGVRQKLDPGLPEPESIYSWEERRENWRPHEALLPRSLGEALLEFAADPLVESALGPALREEFLRCKFAEWDEFNTEITQWELNRYASLF, via the coding sequence ATGCCCGCCTCGCAGAGCGGGGCTCTGCCGATGATCTTTCTCCACGCAGCCATGCATCTACCTTCGAAAACCCAAGAAATCCGAGAGGCATTCCAACGCAGGAGCATCCGCTACTTCCTGCCCGCCTTCGTCGATATCCATGGCGTACCCAAGGGGAAGCTTCTGCCTCTTTCTGCCATCGAGCGATCGATCCGTCGACGCGAGCTTTTTTCCGGCCACGCGCTCGACGGCCTGGGTTCCCACCCGGAAGACGGAGAAGTAGCTGTGGCACCCGACTGGGAGCGTGGCTTTCCTGTGCCCTGGAGACCGGAACAGGCCTGGGTCCCTTCCCATCTCACCTTCGCGAACGCTCCGTTTCCGGCCTGTACGCGGGCGGCCTTGAAGCGATCTCTGGAGAAGGCCCAGGATCGAGGCTTCCAGCTTCGGCTCGGCATTGAGTGCGAGTTCTATTTTCTTCGCCGAGGCGACTCCGGATGTCTTCACGTTCCTCATGCGCGGGAAATCCTGACAAAAGGAAGTTATGACGCCGGAAGGCTCTTCGACGGCTCGAGCCTCATCGACTCGATCTTGGAGGCGCTCGAGCAGCTCGGCTGGGAGGTCTTCTCGGTACAACACGAAGACGGACGGTCTCAATTCGAATTGGTCTTCAGCCATTGTGAGGCGCTCGAGATGGCCGATCGGTTCGTCTTTTTCCGCTGCCTGGCTGGACGGATTGCTGCGCAGCAGGGCCTGACAGCTGTCTTCATGCCGAAACCGTTCACCGACCAGCCGGGGAATGGCGCCCACTTCCACCTGTCGCTTGCCGACTCCCGCACCGGAGCCAACCTCTTTTCGGTGGAGCCGGGCGACGACCCGCACGGGCTGGGGCTTTCCTCCGTGGGGTACTCTTTTCTTGGCGGCCTGCTCCGGCACGGCCGGTCGCTCTGCGCAGGATTCGCCCCCACGGTCAACAGCTATAAGCGCCTGATCAAGAAGGGAGCGATGAAGTTCTATTCCTGGGCTCCCGTCTTCAACTCGCTCGGTCAAAACAATCGCACACACGCCTTCCGGGTTCCACTAGGCGGCGGCCAATGCGAAATCCGGATTCCGGATGCTTCGTGCAACCCCTATCTTGCGGCGGCCCTTGCCCTGGAAGCCGGCCTTGAAGGCGTTCGACAAAAGCTCGATCCGGGCTTACCGGAACCGGAGAGCATCTATTCCTGGGAGGAACGCCGGGAGAACTGGCGACCGCACGAAGCCCTGCTCCCCCGGTCGCTGGGAGAGGCGCTATTGGAGTTCGCCGCTGACCCGCTCGTCGAAAGCGCATTGGGCCCGGCTCTGCGGGAAGAGTTCCTTCGGTGCAAATTCGCCGAATGGGATGAATTCAACACTGAGATCACCCAGTGGGAGCTCAATCGCTATGCCTCCCTCTTCTAG
- a CDS encoding histidinol-phosphate transaminase, producing the protein MPPSSSSRRREPRPEKPPGPLSPNPWILKLLFSSYRELCPLQDLLPRHLSLVRLDANENPLGPSPLAREAIRRAAEESHRYPEIAGAGLRELVAAELGVSPEQIVFGSGSTELLELLFHVFLRSRRDEVVVPRHSFPLYEMLAQRFGCRARVAPDRNFVVDLESLHAAITPRTRLIFLANPNNPTGTYVDNTALLDFARRLPAHVLLALDEAYADYLEDPPHLASAIRDGAPIVALRTFSKLHGLASLRIGYALASPAMAHALQKAALPTNTSGIAQGAAAAALKDRRHQQESKKVVQEGRLLLERSFQESGLTWVPSSANFVMVRLLHAEQVWKALVRRGVLVRSLDSWGLPGWLRVTAGRPHELLQFAGGLHATLRELHGKPPSPAQEVGVA; encoded by the coding sequence ATGCCTCCCTCTTCTAGCTCGCGACGAAGAGAGCCGCGGCCCGAAAAGCCGCCGGGCCCCCTCTCTCCCAACCCTTGGATTCTCAAGCTTCTGTTTTCTTCGTACCGCGAGCTCTGTCCCCTCCAAGATCTCCTGCCCCGCCATCTCTCTCTTGTCCGACTCGACGCCAACGAAAACCCTTTGGGGCCCTCCCCGCTGGCGCGGGAAGCGATTCGCCGCGCGGCTGAAGAGTCTCACCGCTATCCCGAGATTGCCGGTGCAGGACTCCGAGAGCTCGTCGCGGCAGAGCTTGGGGTCAGCCCGGAGCAGATTGTCTTCGGCAGCGGCTCGACGGAACTGCTCGAGCTACTCTTTCATGTTTTTCTCCGGAGCCGACGTGACGAGGTCGTGGTACCGCGACACTCGTTCCCTTTGTATGAAATGCTCGCACAACGCTTTGGATGCCGAGCGCGTGTGGCACCGGACCGAAACTTTGTCGTAGACCTCGAGAGTCTCCATGCCGCCATCACGCCCCGTACCCGACTCATCTTTCTCGCCAACCCGAACAATCCGACGGGAACTTACGTGGACAATACAGCCCTGCTCGATTTTGCGCGGCGTCTTCCCGCGCATGTTCTCTTGGCGCTCGACGAGGCCTACGCCGACTACCTGGAGGATCCGCCGCATCTGGCCTCGGCCATTCGGGACGGAGCTCCCATCGTGGCTCTGCGGACCTTTTCCAAGCTACATGGCTTGGCGAGCCTCCGGATCGGCTACGCTCTGGCATCCCCTGCAATGGCTCATGCCCTCCAAAAGGCCGCTCTTCCCACCAATACGAGCGGGATTGCTCAGGGAGCCGCAGCCGCCGCGCTCAAGGATCGGCGACACCAGCAAGAGTCGAAGAAGGTGGTTCAGGAGGGGCGGCTTCTTCTCGAACGGTCTTTCCAGGAATCCGGTCTCACTTGGGTGCCCTCAAGCGCCAACTTCGTGATGGTCCGCCTTCTCCACGCGGAGCAAGTCTGGAAGGCGCTGGTCCGGAGAGGCGTTCTCGTTCGCAGCCTGGATAGCTGGGGCCTGCCCGGCTGGCTGCGCGTGACCGCAGGACGTCCGCACGAGCTCCTTCAGTTTGCCGGCGGCCTTCACGCTACGCTCCGTGAGCTTCACGGGAAACCGCCTTCTCCAGCGCAAGAGGTGGGAGTCGCCTAG